Proteins from one Dermacentor variabilis isolate Ectoservices chromosome 1, ASM5094787v1, whole genome shotgun sequence genomic window:
- the raw gene encoding NDT-like domain-containing protein raw isoform X5: MPGASTVQLHRMQKCGLRNFLGVLLGSVLRTARESFCTMTAIPVGLFSSALFSTHAAAPPFYLCAFCKLICHGSGLRAEFCKYLCKVHEMWQCSHTHNNTFTVGSFCFFASEMKYAHERRLSRSQPLSKSVKDVRKLLMKRRSESVESSYDVFLGGSCNPTTWRKDVAIPKLKSYGISYYNPQVTQWIPELIELENQAKENAKVMMFVIDNQTRSVASMIESAHIAGTRRKLILILTEQSPPGSLVLGEPISEKEYRDLQQGRNYLRDLVEMRGIPVFQSMSDALEVTNRCLKEDLWPQDIQGRQDLVQVPHLALGDKYLKVQEAFKSFSSDDGKVRIRDVKMAFKVLTARDLPQECLEVLRSNQQPTVADTVVEGGMDDIPVTFDQFCLILSEFKHQAKNGIWLTEFLTSIQRLFSQVYDRIVPRSALSGGVTDAPLPPYWSHVYLGGSTKDCSWRDEIAIPLLKKHGLTHSIPFRSPWNARLSPLEMHIINSAQVLLFVITKTARCVAEMLVAVHYVGQGCNVVLCIQYLESEVVIDGEKLSELAVKDYNRGRMYLSDLATRAGVPVFSDISEAVLCAAERC; the protein is encoded by the exons ATGCCTGGCGCTTCAACGGTGCAACTTCATCGCATGCAAAAATGTGGTCTCCGAAAT TTCTTGGGCGTTCTCCTCGGGAGTGTTTTAAGAACAGCAAGGGAAAGTTTTTGCACCATGACAGCTATTCCGGTTGGATTATTCTCTAG CGCTCTGTTTAGTACCCATGCAGCAGCTCCTCCTTTTTATTTATGCGCTTTTTGTAAGTTAATTTGCCATGGAAGTGGACTGAGAGCGGAGTTCTGTAAATATCTGTGCAAAG TTCATGAAATGTGGCAATGTTCTCACACCCATAATAACACTTTCACTGTGGGAAGCTTCTGTTTCTTCGCTTCGGAAATGAAATATGCGCATGAAAGACG GTTATCCAGGTCCCAACCTCTCTCAAAGTCTGTAAAAGATGTACGTAAACTTCTCATGAAAAGGAGGTCAGAATCTG TGGAGAGCTCATACGATG TTTTCCTTGGCGGTTCTTGCAATCCCACCACATGGAGGAAAGATGTTGCTATACCAAAACTCAAATCATATGGCATCTCTTATTACAATCCA CAGGTGACTCAGTGGATACCTGAACTGATTGAACTTGAAAACCAAGCAAAAGAG AATGCTAAAGTCATGATGTTTGTTATTGACAACCAGACGAGATCAGTTGCTTCTATGATAGAGTCGGCTCATATAGCTG GCACCCGGCGCAAGCTCATCCTTATCCTCACTGAGCAGTCACCGCCAGGCAGCCTAGTGCTGGGCGAGCCTATCTCGGAGAAGGAGTATCGGGACCTGCAGCAGGGCCGCAACTACTTGCGGGACTTGGTGGAGATGCGTGGCATACCCGTCTTCCAGAGCATGTCTGATGCCCTGGAGGTGACCAATCGCTGCCTCAAAGAAGATCTCTGGCCTCAGGATATCCAGGGCCGCCAGGACCTTGTCCAAGTGCCACATCTCGCCCTTGGTGACAAGTACCT GAAAGTTCAAGAAGCATTCAAGAGCTTCTCTTCAGATGACGGGAAAGTTCGCATAAGAGAC GTTAAAATGGCATTCAAGGTGCTAACAGCAAGAGATCTCCCACAAGAATGTTTGGAGGTACTCAGAAGCAACCAGCAGCCCACTGTGGCAGACACGGTGGTTGAAGGGGGTATGGACGACATTCCCGTCACATTTGATCAGTTCTGCCTCATCCTGTCAGAATTCAAGCATCAG gccAAAAATGGCATCTGGCTTACAGAGTTCCTAACTTCCATCCAGCGTCTCTTCAGTCAAGTATATG ATCGCATTGTTCCAAGGTCGGCCCTTTCTGGTGGAGTGACAGATGCCCCATTACCACCCTACTGGAGCCATGTTTACCTCGGAGGCTCCACAAAAGACTGTAGTTGGAGAGATGAGATTGCCATTCCACTTCTCAA GAAACATGGACTGACACATTCCATCCCATTTCGCTCCCCTTGGAATGCTCGCCTGAGCCCACTTGAAATGCACATCATCAACAGTGCTCAAGTTTTGCTCTTCGTCATCACCAAAACTGCACGCTGTGTAGCTGAAATGCTAGTG GCTGTGCACTATGTTGGCCAAGGCTGCAACGTCGTCCTTTGTATTCAGTACCTGGAAAGTGAAGTGGTCATTGATGGAGAAAAG CTCTCTGAGCTGGCAGTTAAGGACTACAACCGTGGACGGATGTACCTCTCGGACTTGGCGACACGAGCTGGGGTTCCTGTGTTCAGTGACATAAGTGAGGCTGTACTATGTGCTGCAGAAAGGTGCTGA
- the raw gene encoding NDT-like domain-containing protein raw isoform X6 — protein MPGASTVQLHRMQKCGLRNFLGVLLGSVLRTARESFCTMTAIPVGLFSSKALEAWSKFSGEAGSLTQQDLFPLFHTLEIYPTESQVHEMWQCSHTHNNTFTVGSFCFFASEMKYAHERRLSRSQPLSKSVKDVRKLLMKRRSESVESSYDVFLGGSCNPTTWRKDVAIPKLKSYGISYYNPQVTQWIPELIELENQAKENAKVMMFVIDNQTRSVASMIESAHIAGTRRKLILILTEQSPPGSLVLGEPISEKEYRDLQQGRNYLRDLVEMRGIPVFQSMSDALEVTNRCLKEDLWPQDIQGRQDLVQVPHLALGDKYLKVQEAFKSFSSDDGKVRIRDVKMAFKVLTARDLPQECLEVLRSNQQPTVADTVVEGGMDDIPVTFDQFCLILSEFKHQAKNGIWLTEFLTSIQRLFSQVYDRIVPRSALSGGVTDAPLPPYWSHVYLGGSTKDCSWRDEIAIPLLKKHGLTHSIPFRSPWNARLSPLEMHIINSAQVLLFVITKTARCVAEMLVAVHYVGQGCNVVLCIQYLESEVVIDGEKLSELAVKDYNRGRMYLSDLATRAGVPVFSDISEAVLCAAERC, from the exons ATGCCTGGCGCTTCAACGGTGCAACTTCATCGCATGCAAAAATGTGGTCTCCGAAAT TTCTTGGGCGTTCTCCTCGGGAGTGTTTTAAGAACAGCAAGGGAAAGTTTTTGCACCATGACAGCTATTCCGGTTGGATTATTCTCTAG CAAGGCTCTAGAGGCATGGAGCAAGTTTAGTGGGGAAGCTGGGAGCCTAACTCAACAAGATCTCTTCCCATTGTTTCACACATTGGAAATCTACCCAACTGAATCACAAG TTCATGAAATGTGGCAATGTTCTCACACCCATAATAACACTTTCACTGTGGGAAGCTTCTGTTTCTTCGCTTCGGAAATGAAATATGCGCATGAAAGACG GTTATCCAGGTCCCAACCTCTCTCAAAGTCTGTAAAAGATGTACGTAAACTTCTCATGAAAAGGAGGTCAGAATCTG TGGAGAGCTCATACGATG TTTTCCTTGGCGGTTCTTGCAATCCCACCACATGGAGGAAAGATGTTGCTATACCAAAACTCAAATCATATGGCATCTCTTATTACAATCCA CAGGTGACTCAGTGGATACCTGAACTGATTGAACTTGAAAACCAAGCAAAAGAG AATGCTAAAGTCATGATGTTTGTTATTGACAACCAGACGAGATCAGTTGCTTCTATGATAGAGTCGGCTCATATAGCTG GCACCCGGCGCAAGCTCATCCTTATCCTCACTGAGCAGTCACCGCCAGGCAGCCTAGTGCTGGGCGAGCCTATCTCGGAGAAGGAGTATCGGGACCTGCAGCAGGGCCGCAACTACTTGCGGGACTTGGTGGAGATGCGTGGCATACCCGTCTTCCAGAGCATGTCTGATGCCCTGGAGGTGACCAATCGCTGCCTCAAAGAAGATCTCTGGCCTCAGGATATCCAGGGCCGCCAGGACCTTGTCCAAGTGCCACATCTCGCCCTTGGTGACAAGTACCT GAAAGTTCAAGAAGCATTCAAGAGCTTCTCTTCAGATGACGGGAAAGTTCGCATAAGAGAC GTTAAAATGGCATTCAAGGTGCTAACAGCAAGAGATCTCCCACAAGAATGTTTGGAGGTACTCAGAAGCAACCAGCAGCCCACTGTGGCAGACACGGTGGTTGAAGGGGGTATGGACGACATTCCCGTCACATTTGATCAGTTCTGCCTCATCCTGTCAGAATTCAAGCATCAG gccAAAAATGGCATCTGGCTTACAGAGTTCCTAACTTCCATCCAGCGTCTCTTCAGTCAAGTATATG ATCGCATTGTTCCAAGGTCGGCCCTTTCTGGTGGAGTGACAGATGCCCCATTACCACCCTACTGGAGCCATGTTTACCTCGGAGGCTCCACAAAAGACTGTAGTTGGAGAGATGAGATTGCCATTCCACTTCTCAA GAAACATGGACTGACACATTCCATCCCATTTCGCTCCCCTTGGAATGCTCGCCTGAGCCCACTTGAAATGCACATCATCAACAGTGCTCAAGTTTTGCTCTTCGTCATCACCAAAACTGCACGCTGTGTAGCTGAAATGCTAGTG GCTGTGCACTATGTTGGCCAAGGCTGCAACGTCGTCCTTTGTATTCAGTACCTGGAAAGTGAAGTGGTCATTGATGGAGAAAAG CTCTCTGAGCTGGCAGTTAAGGACTACAACCGTGGACGGATGTACCTCTCGGACTTGGCGACACGAGCTGGGGTTCCTGTGTTCAGTGACATAAGTGAGGCTGTACTATGTGCTGCAGAAAGGTGCTGA
- the raw gene encoding NDT-like domain-containing protein raw isoform X1, whose translation MRRRAAQRRSRSDGFVHERRRERASVDSAKQGGPSPPKLSMARIWWIASARRPTIFHSWAHPEFLGVLLGSVLRTARESFCTMTAIPVGLFSSALFSTHAAAPPFYLCAFCKLICHGSGLRAEFCKYLCKVHEMWQCSHTHNNTFTVGSFCFFASEMKYAHERRLSRSQPLSKSVKDVRKLLMKRRSESVESSYDVFLGGSCNPTTWRKDVAIPKLKSYGISYYNPQVTQWIPELIELENQAKENAKVMMFVIDNQTRSVASMIESAHIAGTRRKLILILTEQSPPGSLVLGEPISEKEYRDLQQGRNYLRDLVEMRGIPVFQSMSDALEVTNRCLKEDLWPQDIQGRQDLVQVPHLALGDKYLKVQEAFKSFSSDDGKVRIRDVKMAFKVLTARDLPQECLEVLRSNQQPTVADTVVEGGMDDIPVTFDQFCLILSEFKHQAKNGIWLTEFLTSIQRLFSQVYDRIVPRSALSGGVTDAPLPPYWSHVYLGGSTKDCSWRDEIAIPLLKKHGLTHSIPFRSPWNARLSPLEMHIINSAQVLLFVITKTARCVAEMLVAVHYVGQGCNVVLCIQYLESEVVIDGEKLSELAVKDYNRGRMYLSDLATRAGVPVFSDISEAVLCAAERC comes from the exons TTCTTGGGCGTTCTCCTCGGGAGTGTTTTAAGAACAGCAAGGGAAAGTTTTTGCACCATGACAGCTATTCCGGTTGGATTATTCTCTAG CGCTCTGTTTAGTACCCATGCAGCAGCTCCTCCTTTTTATTTATGCGCTTTTTGTAAGTTAATTTGCCATGGAAGTGGACTGAGAGCGGAGTTCTGTAAATATCTGTGCAAAG TTCATGAAATGTGGCAATGTTCTCACACCCATAATAACACTTTCACTGTGGGAAGCTTCTGTTTCTTCGCTTCGGAAATGAAATATGCGCATGAAAGACG GTTATCCAGGTCCCAACCTCTCTCAAAGTCTGTAAAAGATGTACGTAAACTTCTCATGAAAAGGAGGTCAGAATCTG TGGAGAGCTCATACGATG TTTTCCTTGGCGGTTCTTGCAATCCCACCACATGGAGGAAAGATGTTGCTATACCAAAACTCAAATCATATGGCATCTCTTATTACAATCCA CAGGTGACTCAGTGGATACCTGAACTGATTGAACTTGAAAACCAAGCAAAAGAG AATGCTAAAGTCATGATGTTTGTTATTGACAACCAGACGAGATCAGTTGCTTCTATGATAGAGTCGGCTCATATAGCTG GCACCCGGCGCAAGCTCATCCTTATCCTCACTGAGCAGTCACCGCCAGGCAGCCTAGTGCTGGGCGAGCCTATCTCGGAGAAGGAGTATCGGGACCTGCAGCAGGGCCGCAACTACTTGCGGGACTTGGTGGAGATGCGTGGCATACCCGTCTTCCAGAGCATGTCTGATGCCCTGGAGGTGACCAATCGCTGCCTCAAAGAAGATCTCTGGCCTCAGGATATCCAGGGCCGCCAGGACCTTGTCCAAGTGCCACATCTCGCCCTTGGTGACAAGTACCT GAAAGTTCAAGAAGCATTCAAGAGCTTCTCTTCAGATGACGGGAAAGTTCGCATAAGAGAC GTTAAAATGGCATTCAAGGTGCTAACAGCAAGAGATCTCCCACAAGAATGTTTGGAGGTACTCAGAAGCAACCAGCAGCCCACTGTGGCAGACACGGTGGTTGAAGGGGGTATGGACGACATTCCCGTCACATTTGATCAGTTCTGCCTCATCCTGTCAGAATTCAAGCATCAG gccAAAAATGGCATCTGGCTTACAGAGTTCCTAACTTCCATCCAGCGTCTCTTCAGTCAAGTATATG ATCGCATTGTTCCAAGGTCGGCCCTTTCTGGTGGAGTGACAGATGCCCCATTACCACCCTACTGGAGCCATGTTTACCTCGGAGGCTCCACAAAAGACTGTAGTTGGAGAGATGAGATTGCCATTCCACTTCTCAA GAAACATGGACTGACACATTCCATCCCATTTCGCTCCCCTTGGAATGCTCGCCTGAGCCCACTTGAAATGCACATCATCAACAGTGCTCAAGTTTTGCTCTTCGTCATCACCAAAACTGCACGCTGTGTAGCTGAAATGCTAGTG GCTGTGCACTATGTTGGCCAAGGCTGCAACGTCGTCCTTTGTATTCAGTACCTGGAAAGTGAAGTGGTCATTGATGGAGAAAAG CTCTCTGAGCTGGCAGTTAAGGACTACAACCGTGGACGGATGTACCTCTCGGACTTGGCGACACGAGCTGGGGTTCCTGTGTTCAGTGACATAAGTGAGGCTGTACTATGTGCTGCAGAAAGGTGCTGA
- the raw gene encoding NDT-like domain-containing protein raw isoform X2: MRRRAAQRRSRSDGFVHERRRERASVDSAKQGGPSPPKLSMARIWWIASARRPTIFHSWAHPEFLGVLLGSVLRTARESFCTMTAIPVGLFSSKALEAWSKFSGEAGSLTQQDLFPLFHTLEIYPTESQVHEMWQCSHTHNNTFTVGSFCFFASEMKYAHERRLSRSQPLSKSVKDVRKLLMKRRSESVESSYDVFLGGSCNPTTWRKDVAIPKLKSYGISYYNPQVTQWIPELIELENQAKENAKVMMFVIDNQTRSVASMIESAHIAGTRRKLILILTEQSPPGSLVLGEPISEKEYRDLQQGRNYLRDLVEMRGIPVFQSMSDALEVTNRCLKEDLWPQDIQGRQDLVQVPHLALGDKYLKVQEAFKSFSSDDGKVRIRDVKMAFKVLTARDLPQECLEVLRSNQQPTVADTVVEGGMDDIPVTFDQFCLILSEFKHQAKNGIWLTEFLTSIQRLFSQVYDRIVPRSALSGGVTDAPLPPYWSHVYLGGSTKDCSWRDEIAIPLLKKHGLTHSIPFRSPWNARLSPLEMHIINSAQVLLFVITKTARCVAEMLVAVHYVGQGCNVVLCIQYLESEVVIDGEKLSELAVKDYNRGRMYLSDLATRAGVPVFSDISEAVLCAAERC, encoded by the exons TTCTTGGGCGTTCTCCTCGGGAGTGTTTTAAGAACAGCAAGGGAAAGTTTTTGCACCATGACAGCTATTCCGGTTGGATTATTCTCTAG CAAGGCTCTAGAGGCATGGAGCAAGTTTAGTGGGGAAGCTGGGAGCCTAACTCAACAAGATCTCTTCCCATTGTTTCACACATTGGAAATCTACCCAACTGAATCACAAG TTCATGAAATGTGGCAATGTTCTCACACCCATAATAACACTTTCACTGTGGGAAGCTTCTGTTTCTTCGCTTCGGAAATGAAATATGCGCATGAAAGACG GTTATCCAGGTCCCAACCTCTCTCAAAGTCTGTAAAAGATGTACGTAAACTTCTCATGAAAAGGAGGTCAGAATCTG TGGAGAGCTCATACGATG TTTTCCTTGGCGGTTCTTGCAATCCCACCACATGGAGGAAAGATGTTGCTATACCAAAACTCAAATCATATGGCATCTCTTATTACAATCCA CAGGTGACTCAGTGGATACCTGAACTGATTGAACTTGAAAACCAAGCAAAAGAG AATGCTAAAGTCATGATGTTTGTTATTGACAACCAGACGAGATCAGTTGCTTCTATGATAGAGTCGGCTCATATAGCTG GCACCCGGCGCAAGCTCATCCTTATCCTCACTGAGCAGTCACCGCCAGGCAGCCTAGTGCTGGGCGAGCCTATCTCGGAGAAGGAGTATCGGGACCTGCAGCAGGGCCGCAACTACTTGCGGGACTTGGTGGAGATGCGTGGCATACCCGTCTTCCAGAGCATGTCTGATGCCCTGGAGGTGACCAATCGCTGCCTCAAAGAAGATCTCTGGCCTCAGGATATCCAGGGCCGCCAGGACCTTGTCCAAGTGCCACATCTCGCCCTTGGTGACAAGTACCT GAAAGTTCAAGAAGCATTCAAGAGCTTCTCTTCAGATGACGGGAAAGTTCGCATAAGAGAC GTTAAAATGGCATTCAAGGTGCTAACAGCAAGAGATCTCCCACAAGAATGTTTGGAGGTACTCAGAAGCAACCAGCAGCCCACTGTGGCAGACACGGTGGTTGAAGGGGGTATGGACGACATTCCCGTCACATTTGATCAGTTCTGCCTCATCCTGTCAGAATTCAAGCATCAG gccAAAAATGGCATCTGGCTTACAGAGTTCCTAACTTCCATCCAGCGTCTCTTCAGTCAAGTATATG ATCGCATTGTTCCAAGGTCGGCCCTTTCTGGTGGAGTGACAGATGCCCCATTACCACCCTACTGGAGCCATGTTTACCTCGGAGGCTCCACAAAAGACTGTAGTTGGAGAGATGAGATTGCCATTCCACTTCTCAA GAAACATGGACTGACACATTCCATCCCATTTCGCTCCCCTTGGAATGCTCGCCTGAGCCCACTTGAAATGCACATCATCAACAGTGCTCAAGTTTTGCTCTTCGTCATCACCAAAACTGCACGCTGTGTAGCTGAAATGCTAGTG GCTGTGCACTATGTTGGCCAAGGCTGCAACGTCGTCCTTTGTATTCAGTACCTGGAAAGTGAAGTGGTCATTGATGGAGAAAAG CTCTCTGAGCTGGCAGTTAAGGACTACAACCGTGGACGGATGTACCTCTCGGACTTGGCGACACGAGCTGGGGTTCCTGTGTTCAGTGACATAAGTGAGGCTGTACTATGTGCTGCAGAAAGGTGCTGA
- the raw gene encoding NDT-like domain-containing protein raw isoform X3: protein MAPFAAEQDSRPQPSGVHDAPIMFAIKWLHFIRFLGVLLGSVLRTARESFCTMTAIPVGLFSSALFSTHAAAPPFYLCAFCKLICHGSGLRAEFCKYLCKVHEMWQCSHTHNNTFTVGSFCFFASEMKYAHERRLSRSQPLSKSVKDVRKLLMKRRSESVESSYDVFLGGSCNPTTWRKDVAIPKLKSYGISYYNPQVTQWIPELIELENQAKENAKVMMFVIDNQTRSVASMIESAHIAGTRRKLILILTEQSPPGSLVLGEPISEKEYRDLQQGRNYLRDLVEMRGIPVFQSMSDALEVTNRCLKEDLWPQDIQGRQDLVQVPHLALGDKYLKVQEAFKSFSSDDGKVRIRDVKMAFKVLTARDLPQECLEVLRSNQQPTVADTVVEGGMDDIPVTFDQFCLILSEFKHQAKNGIWLTEFLTSIQRLFSQVYDRIVPRSALSGGVTDAPLPPYWSHVYLGGSTKDCSWRDEIAIPLLKKHGLTHSIPFRSPWNARLSPLEMHIINSAQVLLFVITKTARCVAEMLVAVHYVGQGCNVVLCIQYLESEVVIDGEKLSELAVKDYNRGRMYLSDLATRAGVPVFSDISEAVLCAAERC, encoded by the exons TTCTTGGGCGTTCTCCTCGGGAGTGTTTTAAGAACAGCAAGGGAAAGTTTTTGCACCATGACAGCTATTCCGGTTGGATTATTCTCTAG CGCTCTGTTTAGTACCCATGCAGCAGCTCCTCCTTTTTATTTATGCGCTTTTTGTAAGTTAATTTGCCATGGAAGTGGACTGAGAGCGGAGTTCTGTAAATATCTGTGCAAAG TTCATGAAATGTGGCAATGTTCTCACACCCATAATAACACTTTCACTGTGGGAAGCTTCTGTTTCTTCGCTTCGGAAATGAAATATGCGCATGAAAGACG GTTATCCAGGTCCCAACCTCTCTCAAAGTCTGTAAAAGATGTACGTAAACTTCTCATGAAAAGGAGGTCAGAATCTG TGGAGAGCTCATACGATG TTTTCCTTGGCGGTTCTTGCAATCCCACCACATGGAGGAAAGATGTTGCTATACCAAAACTCAAATCATATGGCATCTCTTATTACAATCCA CAGGTGACTCAGTGGATACCTGAACTGATTGAACTTGAAAACCAAGCAAAAGAG AATGCTAAAGTCATGATGTTTGTTATTGACAACCAGACGAGATCAGTTGCTTCTATGATAGAGTCGGCTCATATAGCTG GCACCCGGCGCAAGCTCATCCTTATCCTCACTGAGCAGTCACCGCCAGGCAGCCTAGTGCTGGGCGAGCCTATCTCGGAGAAGGAGTATCGGGACCTGCAGCAGGGCCGCAACTACTTGCGGGACTTGGTGGAGATGCGTGGCATACCCGTCTTCCAGAGCATGTCTGATGCCCTGGAGGTGACCAATCGCTGCCTCAAAGAAGATCTCTGGCCTCAGGATATCCAGGGCCGCCAGGACCTTGTCCAAGTGCCACATCTCGCCCTTGGTGACAAGTACCT GAAAGTTCAAGAAGCATTCAAGAGCTTCTCTTCAGATGACGGGAAAGTTCGCATAAGAGAC GTTAAAATGGCATTCAAGGTGCTAACAGCAAGAGATCTCCCACAAGAATGTTTGGAGGTACTCAGAAGCAACCAGCAGCCCACTGTGGCAGACACGGTGGTTGAAGGGGGTATGGACGACATTCCCGTCACATTTGATCAGTTCTGCCTCATCCTGTCAGAATTCAAGCATCAG gccAAAAATGGCATCTGGCTTACAGAGTTCCTAACTTCCATCCAGCGTCTCTTCAGTCAAGTATATG ATCGCATTGTTCCAAGGTCGGCCCTTTCTGGTGGAGTGACAGATGCCCCATTACCACCCTACTGGAGCCATGTTTACCTCGGAGGCTCCACAAAAGACTGTAGTTGGAGAGATGAGATTGCCATTCCACTTCTCAA GAAACATGGACTGACACATTCCATCCCATTTCGCTCCCCTTGGAATGCTCGCCTGAGCCCACTTGAAATGCACATCATCAACAGTGCTCAAGTTTTGCTCTTCGTCATCACCAAAACTGCACGCTGTGTAGCTGAAATGCTAGTG GCTGTGCACTATGTTGGCCAAGGCTGCAACGTCGTCCTTTGTATTCAGTACCTGGAAAGTGAAGTGGTCATTGATGGAGAAAAG CTCTCTGAGCTGGCAGTTAAGGACTACAACCGTGGACGGATGTACCTCTCGGACTTGGCGACACGAGCTGGGGTTCCTGTGTTCAGTGACATAAGTGAGGCTGTACTATGTGCTGCAGAAAGGTGCTGA
- the raw gene encoding NDT-like domain-containing protein raw isoform X4, which translates to MARIWWIASARRPTIFHSWAHPEFLGVLLGSVLRTARESFCTMTAIPVGLFSSALFSTHAAAPPFYLCAFCKLICHGSGLRAEFCKYLCKVHEMWQCSHTHNNTFTVGSFCFFASEMKYAHERRLSRSQPLSKSVKDVRKLLMKRRSESVESSYDVFLGGSCNPTTWRKDVAIPKLKSYGISYYNPQVTQWIPELIELENQAKENAKVMMFVIDNQTRSVASMIESAHIAGTRRKLILILTEQSPPGSLVLGEPISEKEYRDLQQGRNYLRDLVEMRGIPVFQSMSDALEVTNRCLKEDLWPQDIQGRQDLVQVPHLALGDKYLKVQEAFKSFSSDDGKVRIRDVKMAFKVLTARDLPQECLEVLRSNQQPTVADTVVEGGMDDIPVTFDQFCLILSEFKHQAKNGIWLTEFLTSIQRLFSQVYDRIVPRSALSGGVTDAPLPPYWSHVYLGGSTKDCSWRDEIAIPLLKKHGLTHSIPFRSPWNARLSPLEMHIINSAQVLLFVITKTARCVAEMLVAVHYVGQGCNVVLCIQYLESEVVIDGEKLSELAVKDYNRGRMYLSDLATRAGVPVFSDISEAVLCAAERC; encoded by the exons TTCTTGGGCGTTCTCCTCGGGAGTGTTTTAAGAACAGCAAGGGAAAGTTTTTGCACCATGACAGCTATTCCGGTTGGATTATTCTCTAG CGCTCTGTTTAGTACCCATGCAGCAGCTCCTCCTTTTTATTTATGCGCTTTTTGTAAGTTAATTTGCCATGGAAGTGGACTGAGAGCGGAGTTCTGTAAATATCTGTGCAAAG TTCATGAAATGTGGCAATGTTCTCACACCCATAATAACACTTTCACTGTGGGAAGCTTCTGTTTCTTCGCTTCGGAAATGAAATATGCGCATGAAAGACG GTTATCCAGGTCCCAACCTCTCTCAAAGTCTGTAAAAGATGTACGTAAACTTCTCATGAAAAGGAGGTCAGAATCTG TGGAGAGCTCATACGATG TTTTCCTTGGCGGTTCTTGCAATCCCACCACATGGAGGAAAGATGTTGCTATACCAAAACTCAAATCATATGGCATCTCTTATTACAATCCA CAGGTGACTCAGTGGATACCTGAACTGATTGAACTTGAAAACCAAGCAAAAGAG AATGCTAAAGTCATGATGTTTGTTATTGACAACCAGACGAGATCAGTTGCTTCTATGATAGAGTCGGCTCATATAGCTG GCACCCGGCGCAAGCTCATCCTTATCCTCACTGAGCAGTCACCGCCAGGCAGCCTAGTGCTGGGCGAGCCTATCTCGGAGAAGGAGTATCGGGACCTGCAGCAGGGCCGCAACTACTTGCGGGACTTGGTGGAGATGCGTGGCATACCCGTCTTCCAGAGCATGTCTGATGCCCTGGAGGTGACCAATCGCTGCCTCAAAGAAGATCTCTGGCCTCAGGATATCCAGGGCCGCCAGGACCTTGTCCAAGTGCCACATCTCGCCCTTGGTGACAAGTACCT GAAAGTTCAAGAAGCATTCAAGAGCTTCTCTTCAGATGACGGGAAAGTTCGCATAAGAGAC GTTAAAATGGCATTCAAGGTGCTAACAGCAAGAGATCTCCCACAAGAATGTTTGGAGGTACTCAGAAGCAACCAGCAGCCCACTGTGGCAGACACGGTGGTTGAAGGGGGTATGGACGACATTCCCGTCACATTTGATCAGTTCTGCCTCATCCTGTCAGAATTCAAGCATCAG gccAAAAATGGCATCTGGCTTACAGAGTTCCTAACTTCCATCCAGCGTCTCTTCAGTCAAGTATATG ATCGCATTGTTCCAAGGTCGGCCCTTTCTGGTGGAGTGACAGATGCCCCATTACCACCCTACTGGAGCCATGTTTACCTCGGAGGCTCCACAAAAGACTGTAGTTGGAGAGATGAGATTGCCATTCCACTTCTCAA GAAACATGGACTGACACATTCCATCCCATTTCGCTCCCCTTGGAATGCTCGCCTGAGCCCACTTGAAATGCACATCATCAACAGTGCTCAAGTTTTGCTCTTCGTCATCACCAAAACTGCACGCTGTGTAGCTGAAATGCTAGTG GCTGTGCACTATGTTGGCCAAGGCTGCAACGTCGTCCTTTGTATTCAGTACCTGGAAAGTGAAGTGGTCATTGATGGAGAAAAG CTCTCTGAGCTGGCAGTTAAGGACTACAACCGTGGACGGATGTACCTCTCGGACTTGGCGACACGAGCTGGGGTTCCTGTGTTCAGTGACATAAGTGAGGCTGTACTATGTGCTGCAGAAAGGTGCTGA